Genomic segment of Pseudoalteromonas sp. NC201:
AAGCTTTGTTTACAAGCTCTAAACGTTCTGTATGTGCTTGTTCTTCATCGGCAGAAGCACGTAAAACTTTAAGTGCAGGACGATTGCTGTCTAAACGAATAATGCCACCGGCTGAGTTAGCCTGATCACCTTTATTTTGATTTGCCAAATTCAGCTTTTTTTGGCCTCCCGTCATCGACAGGTAAACATCAGCAAGGATCTCGGAATCCAGCAAAGCGCCGTGCAGCGTACGCTTTGAGTTATCGATATCGTAGCGACGGCAAAGCGCATCTAGGCTGTTCTTCTGGCCCGGATGAAGATCCCTTGCCATCACCAAAGTATCTAGCACTTGACAATAGTCATGGGTTGCCGGAAAGCCTTGATTTAACTTAGCAAACTCGTGATCCATAAAGCCGACGTCGAACGGCGCGTTATGAATGACAAGCTCAGCTCCTTTAATATAGTCAAAAAACTCTTGCGCAATTTGATGGAAAAAAGGTTTATCACGTAAAAATTCGTTGGTGATACCGTGAACATCAATGGCTTCTTCTTCAATGTCGCGCTGAGGGTTGATATATACGTGGAAGTTATTCCCCGTTAGTCTGCGATTGACTAGCTCAACACAACCAATTTCAATGATCCTGTGCCCTGCTTTAGGATCAATACCTGTGGTTTCTGTATCCAGTACTATTTGCCGTGTGTGCATATCGTTGCTCGCTTAACTTTGCTATTATTTTGCCCTATTCGCACATTTTACATAAAAATAGGCAATTCAGTGCAAAAAACCGTAGAGATTTATACCGATGGCTCGTGTTTAGGCAATCCAGGTCCAGGTGGTTATGGTGTTTACCTTTCCTATCAAGGACATGAAAAAGAAATGAGTGCAGGGTATAAACTCACAACCAATAATAGAATGGAAATGCTTGCGGCTATTGTTGCACTCGAAACATTAAAGCGCCCCTGCGATATCATTCTGTATACCGACAGCCAATATGTTAAGCAAGGCATTGAGTCTTGGCTTGAAAACTGGAAAAAGCGCAATTGGAAAACCGCAGCCAAACAACCAGTAAAAAATGTCGATTTATGGCAAAGACTGGACGCTGCCACCAGCCGACACACGATCCAATGGCGCTGGGTAAAAGGCCACGCTGGAAATAAATATAATGAGCTTGTTGATGACTTAGCGCGTGAAGCGGCTTCAGGTCCAAACCTACTTGTAGATGAAGGCTACGAAGCCAGCGTCTAACTAAGGGATCATTCAATAACAAATAACAGCTCCCTTAAGATTTATATTAAGTAATAATACTCGTTATTCTTTATCTTGGCAGG
This window contains:
- the rnhA gene encoding ribonuclease HI, coding for MQKTVEIYTDGSCLGNPGPGGYGVYLSYQGHEKEMSAGYKLTTNNRMEMLAAIVALETLKRPCDIILYTDSQYVKQGIESWLENWKKRNWKTAAKQPVKNVDLWQRLDAATSRHTIQWRWVKGHAGNKYNELVDDLAREAASGPNLLVDEGYEASV
- the dnaQ gene encoding DNA polymerase III subunit epsilon, which gives rise to MHTRQIVLDTETTGIDPKAGHRIIEIGCVELVNRRLTGNNFHVYINPQRDIEEEAIDVHGITNEFLRDKPFFHQIAQEFFDYIKGAELVIHNAPFDVGFMDHEFAKLNQGFPATHDYCQVLDTLVMARDLHPGQKNSLDALCRRYDIDNSKRTLHGALLDSEILADVYLSMTGGQKKLNLANQNKGDQANSAGGIIRLDSNRPALKVLRASADEEQAHTERLELVNKACGQSLWQQL